In Arsenicicoccus dermatophilus, a genomic segment contains:
- the glgX gene encoding glycogen debranching protein GlgX, with protein sequence MPATLEQPPRLGVTLLADGAAVAVHAGHATAVELCLFEAGDATGASERRIPLRQRAFGTWFDVIPGMRAGQRYGYRVHGPWSPAEGHRHNPAKLLMDPYARALEGQVTWRPEIFGHRVDADLRGENEVRDDRDDAAFVPRCVVVDDDFDWAGDERPRTPPARSFVYEAHLRGLTRTLPGVPEELRGTYAGMAHPVTVAHLRRIGVTAVELLPIHAFTHEPHLATRGLTNHWGYNTLGFFAPHAPYASTTDPQGVVDEVKRMVRDLHRAGIEVILDVVYNHTCEQSVDGATLSLRGLDSATYYRLDGRGHDVDVTGCGNTVDTRHVVPLRLVLDSLRHWVQEMHVDGFRFDLAVALGRGRDDGFDPDHPFLMALRADPLLRDVKLVAEPWDIGFNGWRTGQFPPPFSEWNDRFRDGVRNFWLVDAARSRTGVPGHGVSDLATRLAGSEDLFARHDRNAAASINFVAAHDGFTLADLTAYDSKHNEANGEDNRDGSDHNRSWNHGVEGPAGADDDGVAVEALRRRSIRNLLGTLMCSAGVPMLVAGDELGRTQQGNNNAYCQDNPLGWVDWDLAPWQEDLVETTAWLARLRRDHPVLRQTAFFGPRAARVDGSRDLMWFDAAGVEMRADEWHDPRNVTLLAYLDGGVCDDESFLLVMHSSTVDLPVTLPQVPGVTGYRLAWDSAWERPGEDPGERVLPGQVRTSPGPSMQVWRAER encoded by the coding sequence ATGCCCGCCACCCTCGAGCAGCCCCCGCGCCTCGGCGTCACCCTCCTGGCCGACGGCGCGGCCGTCGCCGTCCACGCCGGGCACGCGACGGCGGTGGAGCTGTGCCTCTTCGAGGCGGGCGACGCCACGGGAGCGAGCGAGCGGCGGATCCCCTTGCGGCAGCGGGCCTTCGGGACGTGGTTCGACGTCATACCCGGGATGCGCGCGGGTCAGCGCTATGGCTATCGGGTGCACGGCCCGTGGTCCCCCGCCGAGGGCCACCGGCACAATCCCGCCAAGCTGCTGATGGACCCCTACGCCCGGGCCCTGGAGGGGCAGGTCACCTGGCGGCCGGAGATCTTCGGCCACCGCGTCGACGCCGACCTGCGCGGCGAGAACGAGGTGCGCGACGACCGGGACGACGCGGCCTTCGTGCCGCGGTGCGTCGTGGTCGACGACGACTTCGACTGGGCGGGGGACGAGCGCCCGCGCACGCCGCCGGCCCGGTCCTTCGTCTACGAGGCGCACCTGCGCGGACTGACCCGCACCCTGCCGGGGGTGCCGGAGGAGCTGCGCGGCACCTACGCCGGCATGGCGCACCCGGTGACCGTCGCCCACCTGCGGCGGATCGGGGTGACCGCCGTGGAGCTGCTGCCGATCCACGCCTTCACCCACGAGCCCCACCTGGCCACCCGCGGGCTCACCAACCACTGGGGCTACAACACCCTCGGCTTCTTCGCGCCGCACGCCCCCTATGCCTCGACCACCGACCCCCAGGGCGTCGTCGACGAGGTCAAGCGGATGGTGCGCGACCTGCACCGCGCCGGGATCGAGGTGATCCTGGACGTGGTCTACAACCACACCTGCGAGCAGTCCGTCGACGGCGCGACGCTGTCGCTGCGCGGGCTCGACTCCGCCACCTACTACCGCCTCGACGGGCGCGGGCACGACGTCGACGTCACCGGCTGCGGCAACACCGTCGACACCCGGCACGTGGTTCCGCTGCGGCTCGTCCTGGACTCGCTGCGCCACTGGGTGCAGGAGATGCACGTCGACGGCTTCCGGTTCGACCTGGCCGTGGCGCTCGGGCGAGGCCGGGACGACGGCTTCGACCCGGACCACCCCTTCCTCATGGCACTGCGGGCCGACCCCCTGCTGCGCGACGTCAAGCTCGTCGCCGAGCCCTGGGACATCGGCTTCAACGGGTGGCGCACCGGCCAGTTCCCGCCGCCCTTCTCGGAGTGGAACGACCGCTTCCGCGACGGCGTCCGCAACTTCTGGCTCGTCGACGCCGCCCGCTCCCGCACGGGCGTCCCGGGACACGGCGTCTCCGACCTGGCCACCCGTCTCGCCGGATCCGAGGACCTCTTCGCCCGGCACGACCGCAACGCCGCCGCGTCGATCAACTTCGTGGCCGCCCACGACGGGTTCACCCTGGCCGACCTGACGGCCTACGACAGCAAGCACAACGAGGCCAACGGCGAGGACAACCGCGACGGGTCCGACCACAACCGCTCGTGGAACCACGGGGTCGAGGGTCCCGCAGGTGCGGACGACGACGGGGTCGCCGTCGAGGCGCTGCGCCGCCGCTCGATCCGCAACCTCCTCGGCACCCTGATGTGCTCGGCCGGCGTCCCCATGCTGGTCGCCGGCGACGAGCTCGGGCGGACCCAGCAGGGCAACAACAACGCCTACTGCCAGGACAACCCGCTCGGCTGGGTCGACTGGGACCTCGCTCCCTGGCAGGAGGACCTGGTCGAGACCACGGCCTGGCTGGCGCGGCTGCGCCGCGACCACCCGGTGCTGCGGCAGACGGCGTTCTTCGGACCCCGGGCCGCCCGCGTCGACGGGAGTCGGGACCTGATGTGGTTCGACGCGGCGGGCGTGGAGATGCGGGCCGACGAGTGGCACGACCCTCGCAACGTCACGCTGCTGGCCTATCTCGACGGCGGTGTCTGCGACGACGAGTCCTTCCTGCTGGTGATGCACAGCTCGACCGTCGACCTGCCGGTCACGCTGCCGCAGGTGCCGGGGGTCACGGGCTACCGGCTCGCGTGGGACAGCGCCTGGGAGCGCCCGGGCGAGGACCCCGGGGAGCGGGTGCTGCCCGGGCAGGTGCGGACCTCTCCCGGCCCGTCGATGCAGGTATGGCGCGCCGAGCGCTGA
- a CDS encoding electron transfer flavoprotein subunit beta/FixA family protein has protein sequence MDIVVCVKHVPDAQGDRGFDESDWTTDRQAVDGLMSELDEYPMEEALRLVEAGEGTITVLTMGPDVAADAIKKALQMGADKGIHVNDEALHGSDAVATSLVLAEAIKKAGQPDLVMFGMASTDGAMSVVPAMVAERLGLPQVTLASELGVEGGTVSIRRDGDTATQRLQAALPAVVSVTDQTGNEPRYPSFKGIMAAKKKPVETWSLADLGLDADQVGLGAARTKVEQATPRPPREQGTIVKDEGDGGAKLAEFLVAKKFV, from the coding sequence ATGGACATCGTTGTCTGCGTCAAGCACGTGCCGGACGCCCAGGGCGACCGCGGCTTCGACGAGTCCGACTGGACGACCGACCGCCAGGCCGTCGACGGCCTGATGTCCGAGCTGGACGAGTACCCCATGGAGGAGGCCCTGCGCCTCGTGGAGGCCGGCGAGGGCACCATCACCGTCCTCACGATGGGTCCTGACGTGGCGGCCGACGCCATCAAGAAGGCCCTGCAGATGGGCGCCGACAAGGGCATCCACGTCAACGACGAGGCGCTGCACGGCTCGGACGCCGTCGCCACGTCGCTGGTGCTCGCGGAGGCGATCAAGAAGGCAGGTCAGCCGGACCTGGTGATGTTCGGCATGGCCTCGACCGACGGCGCCATGAGCGTGGTCCCCGCGATGGTGGCCGAGCGCCTGGGCCTGCCGCAGGTCACCCTGGCCTCCGAGCTCGGCGTCGAGGGCGGTACCGTGAGCATCCGCCGCGACGGCGACACGGCCACCCAGCGCCTCCAGGCCGCCCTGCCCGCCGTCGTCTCGGTCACCGACCAGACCGGCAACGAGCCGCGCTACCCCTCCTTCAAGGGGATCATGGCCGCCAAGAAGAAGCCCGTGGAGACCTGGTCGCTCGCCGACCTCGGCCTCGACGCCGACCAGGTGGGCCTGGGTGCCGCCCGCACCAAGGTCGAGCAGGCCACCCCTCGCCCGCCGCGCGAGCAGGGCACCATCGTCAAGGACGAGGGGGACGGCGGCGCCAAGCTCGCCGAGTTCCTCGTCGCCAAGAAGTTCGTCTGA
- a CDS encoding electron transfer flavoprotein subunit alpha/FixB family protein yields MAEVLVLVDHTDGKLKKTSAELLTLARRVGEPSAVFLGKGVETALPVLAKYGAEKVYVVDDDSFGQFLVGPAVDALAAVVQQTSPAAVLMTTGTDAKEIAARLAVRCDGGLITDAVDVQGGGNGVLATQSVFAGNWTVQSTGTRGTTFVTVKPASVAPEAAQGAGALQPVEVQISDAAKAVQITDAQPKQSTGRPDLATAQVVVSGGRGTGGDFSTVEAFADSMKAAVGASRAAVDAGWYPHSSQVGQTGKQVSPQLYVACGISGAIQHRAGMQTSKTIVAINKDEEAPIFELVDFGVVGDLFSVLPQATEAVQKR; encoded by the coding sequence ATGGCTGAAGTTCTCGTTCTGGTCGACCACACCGACGGCAAGCTCAAGAAGACCTCCGCCGAGCTGCTGACGCTGGCGCGCCGCGTCGGCGAGCCCAGCGCCGTCTTCCTCGGCAAGGGCGTCGAGACCGCCCTCCCGGTCCTCGCCAAGTACGGCGCCGAGAAGGTCTACGTCGTCGACGACGACTCCTTCGGGCAGTTCCTCGTCGGCCCGGCCGTCGACGCCCTGGCCGCCGTGGTGCAGCAGACCTCGCCCGCCGCGGTCCTGATGACCACCGGCACCGACGCCAAGGAGATCGCGGCCCGCCTGGCCGTCCGCTGCGACGGTGGCCTGATCACCGATGCCGTCGACGTGCAGGGCGGCGGCAACGGCGTCCTCGCCACCCAGTCGGTCTTCGCCGGGAACTGGACCGTGCAGTCCACGGGCACCCGGGGCACGACCTTCGTGACCGTCAAGCCCGCCTCCGTGGCTCCCGAGGCCGCCCAGGGTGCCGGCGCCCTGCAGCCCGTGGAGGTGCAGATCTCCGACGCCGCCAAGGCCGTGCAGATCACCGACGCCCAGCCCAAGCAGTCCACGGGCCGTCCGGACCTGGCCACCGCCCAGGTCGTCGTCTCCGGCGGTCGCGGCACCGGCGGTGACTTCTCCACGGTCGAGGCCTTCGCCGACTCGATGAAGGCCGCCGTCGGCGCCTCCCGGGCCGCCGTCGACGCCGGGTGGTACCCGCACTCCTCGCAGGTCGGCCAGACCGGCAAGCAGGTGTCGCCGCAGCTGTACGTCGCGTGCGGGATCTCCGGTGCGATCCAGCACCGCGCCGGCATGCAGACGTCCAAGACGATCGTGGCGATCAACAAGGACGAGGAGGCCCCGATCTTCGAGCTCGTCGACTTCGGCGTGGTGGGCGACCTCTTCTCCGTGCTTCCGCAGGCCACCGAGGCCGTCCAGAAGCGCTGA
- a CDS encoding glutathionylspermidine synthase family protein, producing the protein MRRMTSTPRAGWRETVESQGLVYPTTVGPDGAERPYWWESAYYELTSAEVDELEAATEQLHRMCLEAARFLVTGAMGPIGLPEGALRLAAASLEAGTPSLYGRFDLRYDGDGPPKLLEYNADTPTGLLESSVVQWYWLEDLHPDRDQWNSVHERLVAAWQAMAPRITQPVWFAHHEDEVTGEEWMTTTYLRDTAEQAGLQTRSITMGQIGYNEAAEYFVGHGGEMLRTCFKLYPWEDMLREPFGRWVEPRPNPMYGTTWLEPPWKVVLSDKALLAALWHLYPDHELLLPAYLDSPQGLTEWVAKPIFGREGAGIRIHADGVEQTPTGSDGGTSCVYQQWCPLPELDGHKVVIGSWVVDGHAAGAGIRESDGWVTDVGARFVPHLIDTAPPSAAQRAQWVAEDQGGPR; encoded by the coding sequence ATGCGCCGGATGACGTCGACGCCCCGCGCGGGCTGGCGGGAGACCGTCGAGTCCCAGGGGCTGGTCTATCCCACGACCGTGGGCCCGGACGGCGCCGAGCGGCCCTACTGGTGGGAGAGCGCGTACTACGAGCTGACCTCCGCGGAGGTGGACGAGCTGGAGGCCGCCACCGAGCAGCTGCACCGGATGTGCCTGGAGGCGGCGCGGTTCCTGGTCACCGGCGCGATGGGGCCGATCGGCCTCCCCGAGGGGGCGCTGCGGCTGGCCGCCGCGAGCCTGGAGGCCGGCACGCCCAGCCTCTACGGCCGGTTCGACCTGCGGTACGACGGCGACGGCCCGCCCAAGCTGCTGGAGTACAACGCGGACACCCCCACCGGGCTGCTCGAGTCCAGCGTGGTGCAGTGGTACTGGCTGGAGGACCTGCACCCCGACCGGGACCAGTGGAACTCCGTGCACGAGCGGCTGGTCGCCGCGTGGCAGGCCATGGCGCCGCGCATCACCCAGCCGGTGTGGTTCGCCCACCACGAGGACGAGGTCACCGGCGAGGAGTGGATGACCACGACCTACCTGCGCGACACCGCCGAGCAGGCCGGGCTGCAGACCCGCTCGATCACCATGGGGCAGATCGGCTACAACGAGGCGGCGGAGTACTTCGTGGGTCACGGCGGCGAGATGCTGCGGACCTGCTTCAAGCTCTATCCCTGGGAGGACATGCTCCGCGAGCCCTTCGGCCGCTGGGTGGAGCCGCGACCCAACCCGATGTACGGCACCACCTGGCTGGAGCCCCCGTGGAAGGTCGTGCTGTCCGACAAGGCCCTCCTCGCCGCGCTGTGGCACCTCTACCCGGACCACGAGCTGCTGCTCCCGGCCTACCTCGACTCCCCGCAGGGGCTCACCGAGTGGGTCGCCAAGCCGATCTTCGGCCGCGAGGGCGCGGGGATCCGCATCCACGCCGACGGCGTCGAGCAGACCCCGACCGGGTCCGACGGCGGCACGAGCTGCGTCTACCAGCAGTGGTGCCCGCTCCCGGAGCTCGACGGCCACAAGGTCGTCATCGGCTCCTGGGTGGTCGACGGCCACGCCGCCGGCGCCGGGATCCGCGAGAGCGACGGCTGGGTCACCGACGTCGGCGCCCGCTTCGTCCCCCACCTGATCGACACCGCCCCGCCGTCCGCCGCGCAGCGCGCGCAGTGGGTGGCCGAGGACCAGGGAGGTCCCCGATGA
- a CDS encoding DUF350 domain-containing protein, whose protein sequence is MIAALLYAAAYCLAGIALLAAGFVVLDLLTPGRLGARIYTERSVNAAVVVAAEFLGLGAITFTTIWTNGDAGVGHALLWTVGFGLLGIVLQAVSFLLLDAITPGSLRALVVEKDWHPGAFVAAAAMLAVSAIVCAAIA, encoded by the coding sequence ATGATCGCTGCTCTGCTGTATGCCGCTGCCTACTGCCTGGCCGGGATCGCCCTGCTGGCCGCCGGTTTCGTGGTACTCGACCTGCTGACGCCAGGTCGCCTGGGCGCCCGGATCTACACCGAGCGGTCGGTCAACGCCGCCGTGGTCGTCGCGGCGGAGTTCCTCGGGCTCGGCGCGATCACCTTCACGACGATCTGGACCAACGGCGACGCCGGCGTGGGCCACGCCCTGCTGTGGACCGTGGGCTTCGGGCTGCTCGGGATCGTGCTGCAGGCCGTGAGCTTCCTGCTGCTCGACGCGATCACGCCCGGGTCGCTGCGCGCCCTCGTGGTCGAGAAGGACTGGCACCCGGGCGCTTTCGTCGCCGCCGCTGCCATGCTGGCGGTCAGCGCCATCGTCTGCGCCGCCATCGCCTGA
- a CDS encoding M13-type metalloendopeptidase has translation MAELDPAVRPQDDLWGHVNARWLATDPIPADRGRWGLSDLTRARVSEQLHEVVESACATGDLAEERLVARVRDLLVDEAGRAAAGLDPVRDELRAVDAIGDLPDLLRVLGERQREGMTGVLEAHLLPDADDPTRWAVHLFQAGLTLPVAPLYARLGDALDEHARSLCTAAGLRPGVAASAPDLERALAEVSWDAPDGEDDRALTHPMTFVELGDLAGIDLVPWLDALGLRPDRLGLNVCQPSYVAGLGRLLRERPLAQWQDYLRWRLVAARAAYLGPDLGPDLAQAHARFHEQVLGGQPRPTPDWRRRVQTVQDVLPLALGRLWVERYADERCRERTRELAEALRDGMRTTLRDCPWLGEEATTAALTKLDAVVMLVGWPDEWPDMTGLELGETAAGAVRAARAAAHDREVAATETAVDRATWGPPPYVVNTFYHPFHNQVTVEGASLPPAAVLDDPAVLFGQYASVLGHELGHAFDSRGSQRDHLGRVRQWWGAAEEAAFRERAAAVEAQVDGWRPRGVDDESVDGTRVGFECVAELIGLQLAWDAWCDNVSGDERTRRVDGLTGDERFFVAKAYGRRAADRPAVARARLRSDVHPPFEVFAGLVRNLDGFHETFATAPGDRAWLAPEERVRIF, from the coding sequence GTGGCCGAGCTGGACCCGGCCGTGCGCCCGCAGGACGACCTGTGGGGTCACGTCAACGCCCGCTGGCTGGCGACGGACCCGATCCCGGCCGACCGCGGTCGGTGGGGGCTGTCCGACCTCACGCGGGCCCGGGTGTCCGAGCAGCTGCATGAGGTCGTCGAGTCCGCCTGCGCCACGGGCGATCTCGCCGAGGAGCGGCTGGTCGCCCGGGTCCGCGACCTGCTGGTGGACGAGGCCGGACGCGCGGCCGCCGGGCTGGACCCGGTGCGCGACGAGCTGCGTGCCGTCGACGCGATCGGTGACCTGCCCGACCTGCTGCGGGTGCTGGGGGAGCGGCAGCGCGAGGGGATGACCGGCGTGCTGGAGGCCCATCTCCTGCCGGACGCCGACGACCCGACCCGCTGGGCGGTGCACCTCTTCCAGGCCGGACTCACCCTGCCCGTCGCCCCGCTCTACGCCCGGCTCGGGGACGCGCTCGACGAGCACGCCCGATCCCTGTGCACCGCAGCAGGTCTCCGGCCCGGGGTGGCAGCCTCGGCGCCGGACCTGGAGCGCGCGCTGGCCGAGGTCAGCTGGGATGCCCCCGACGGCGAGGACGACCGGGCGCTCACCCACCCGATGACCTTCGTCGAGCTGGGCGACCTGGCCGGGATCGACCTCGTTCCCTGGCTCGACGCGCTGGGTCTGCGTCCGGATCGGCTGGGGCTCAACGTCTGTCAGCCGTCCTACGTCGCCGGGCTCGGTCGGCTGCTGCGCGAGCGACCCCTGGCGCAGTGGCAGGACTACCTGCGCTGGCGGCTCGTCGCGGCACGCGCGGCATACCTCGGTCCGGACCTGGGTCCGGACCTGGCGCAGGCGCACGCCCGCTTCCACGAGCAGGTGCTCGGCGGCCAGCCACGGCCGACGCCGGACTGGCGTCGCCGGGTGCAGACCGTGCAGGACGTCCTGCCCCTGGCCCTCGGACGGCTGTGGGTCGAGCGGTATGCCGACGAGCGGTGCCGGGAGCGCACCCGCGAGCTCGCCGAGGCGCTGCGGGACGGGATGCGGACCACGCTGCGCGACTGTCCGTGGCTGGGGGAGGAGGCCACGACCGCCGCGCTCACCAAGCTCGACGCCGTGGTCATGCTCGTCGGGTGGCCGGACGAGTGGCCCGACATGACCGGCCTGGAGCTGGGGGAGACCGCGGCCGGCGCCGTGCGCGCGGCGCGGGCGGCGGCGCACGACCGGGAGGTGGCGGCCACGGAGACCGCCGTCGACCGGGCGACCTGGGGACCGCCGCCCTATGTCGTCAACACCTTCTACCACCCCTTCCACAACCAGGTGACTGTCGAGGGCGCGAGCCTGCCGCCGGCCGCGGTGCTCGACGACCCGGCCGTGCTCTTCGGTCAGTACGCGAGCGTCCTCGGGCACGAGCTGGGACATGCCTTCGACTCGCGCGGCTCGCAGCGGGACCACCTCGGCCGGGTGCGGCAGTGGTGGGGCGCAGCCGAGGAGGCGGCCTTCCGCGAGCGGGCGGCCGCCGTCGAGGCCCAGGTCGACGGGTGGCGCCCGCGCGGGGTCGACGACGAGAGCGTCGACGGGACGAGGGTCGGCTTCGAGTGCGTGGCGGAGCTGATCGGGCTCCAGCTGGCGTGGGACGCCTGGTGCGACAACGTCTCCGGTGACGAGCGGACGCGGCGCGTGGACGGGCTGACGGGGGACGAGCGCTTCTTCGTGGCCAAGGCCTACGGACGGCGCGCGGCCGACCGGCCCGCTGTCGCCCGCGCGCGGCTGCGCAGCGACGTGCACCCGCCCTTCGAGGTCTTCGCCGGGCTCGTCCGCAACCTCGACGGCTTCCACGAGACCTTCGCCACCGCGCCGGGTGACCGGGCCTGGCTGGCGCCCGAGGAGCGGGTGCGCATCTTCTGA
- a CDS encoding cysteine desulfurase family protein, which yields MQPDYAYLDHAATTPVFAEVVEAVARQRAVVGNPSSLHTAGRAARRVVEESREQIAELVGARPSEVIFTGGGTEADNLAVLGTARARVAADPQRRRILASTVEHHAVLDAVEHLVRREGAEVTWLEVDAAGRVDLEAARAALDEHADSLSLATVMWANNEVGTIQPIAEIAAAAAAYDVPVHSDAVQAVGHVPVDFAASGLALMAVTAHKFGGPVGVGALLARRDAVVDPLTHGGGQERHIRSGTLDVAGIVGMTTALRIACEQREAETARLVALRDRLLQGALDLDLGIRVGGDWEPGDATRRLPGNAHLVVDGCEGDSLLYLLDAAGVQCSTGSACHAGVPQPSHVLIGIGLSEAEARGALRLTLGHSSTDEDVERALAALPGAVDRARRAGSLSGGPVAAAAARGLGADAVEAAS from the coding sequence GTGCAGCCGGACTACGCCTATCTCGATCACGCCGCCACGACGCCCGTCTTTGCCGAGGTCGTCGAGGCGGTGGCCCGCCAGCGCGCCGTCGTCGGCAACCCGTCCAGCCTGCACACCGCCGGCCGCGCCGCCCGCCGCGTCGTCGAGGAGAGCCGTGAGCAGATCGCCGAGCTCGTCGGCGCCCGCCCGTCCGAGGTGATCTTCACCGGCGGCGGCACCGAGGCCGACAACCTCGCCGTCCTCGGCACCGCCCGCGCCCGCGTGGCCGCCGACCCGCAGCGCCGCCGGATCCTCGCCTCCACCGTCGAGCACCACGCCGTCCTCGACGCGGTCGAGCACCTGGTGCGCCGCGAGGGCGCGGAGGTCACCTGGCTCGAGGTCGACGCCGCCGGGCGGGTGGACCTCGAGGCGGCCCGCGCGGCCCTCGACGAGCACGCCGACTCCCTCTCCCTGGCCACGGTCATGTGGGCCAACAACGAGGTCGGCACAATCCAGCCGATCGCCGAGATCGCTGCAGCCGCAGCGGCATACGACGTCCCGGTGCACTCCGACGCGGTGCAGGCGGTCGGGCACGTGCCGGTGGACTTCGCGGCGAGCGGGCTCGCGCTGATGGCGGTCACCGCGCACAAGTTCGGCGGTCCCGTGGGCGTGGGCGCCCTGCTCGCCCGCCGCGACGCCGTCGTCGACCCGCTCACCCACGGCGGTGGTCAGGAGCGACACATCCGCTCCGGCACCCTCGACGTGGCGGGCATCGTGGGCATGACGACGGCCCTGCGGATCGCCTGCGAACAGCGTGAGGCCGAGACGGCCCGCCTGGTGGCGCTGCGCGACCGGCTGCTGCAGGGAGCGCTCGACCTGGACCTCGGCATCCGCGTGGGCGGCGACTGGGAGCCCGGCGACGCCACCCGGCGCCTGCCCGGCAACGCCCACCTCGTCGTCGACGGCTGCGAGGGCGACTCGCTGCTCTACCTTCTCGACGCCGCCGGTGTCCAGTGCTCCACCGGGTCCGCCTGCCACGCGGGCGTCCCGCAGCCCTCCCACGTGCTGATCGGCATAGGCCTGTCCGAGGCCGAGGCGCGCGGGGCCCTGCGCCTGACCCTCGGGCACAGCTCCACCGACGAGGACGTCGAGCGAGCCCTCGCGGCGCTGCCGGGAGCGGTCGACCGGGCCCGGCGCGCGGGCTCGCTGAGCGGGGGCCCGGTCGCGGCTGCCGCCGCCCGGGGCCTGGGCGCCGACGCGGTGGAGGCGGCGAGCTGA
- the mnmA gene encoding tRNA 2-thiouridine(34) synthase MnmA, which produces MRVVAAMSGGVDSAVAAARMLDAGHEVVGVHLALSRSAATLRESARGCCTLEDAGDARRVADRLGIPFYVWDLADRFQAEVIDDFVAEYAAGRTPNPCLRCNERIKFAALLDKALALGFDAVATGHYAQVVERRSPDGAVARELHRAVDPAKDQSYVLGVLDADQLARSFFPLGDATKTQVRAEAAERGFAVARKPDSHDICFVADGDTRGWLGARLGERPGEIVDETGAVVGAHEGAYAYTVGQRRGLRLGRPAQDGRPRYVTSVDVPRNRVVVGPGELLGIDRIRGEHVRWCGPAPDGTVEVGAQLRAHGAEIPARAWVEGASLHVSLAERTRGVAPGQSVVLYAGTRVVGSATIAETGRA; this is translated from the coding sequence ATGCGGGTCGTCGCCGCCATGAGCGGCGGGGTCGACTCGGCCGTGGCCGCCGCCAGGATGCTCGACGCCGGCCACGAGGTCGTCGGCGTGCACCTGGCCCTGTCCCGCTCCGCCGCCACCCTGCGCGAGTCCGCCCGGGGCTGCTGCACGCTCGAGGACGCGGGCGACGCCCGCCGGGTCGCCGACCGCCTCGGGATCCCGTTCTACGTCTGGGACCTCGCCGACCGCTTCCAGGCCGAGGTGATCGACGACTTCGTCGCGGAGTATGCCGCCGGCCGCACCCCCAACCCCTGCCTGCGCTGCAACGAGCGGATCAAGTTCGCCGCGTTGCTGGACAAGGCGCTCGCGCTGGGCTTCGACGCGGTCGCCACCGGCCACTACGCCCAGGTCGTCGAGCGTCGCTCGCCGGACGGCGCCGTCGCGCGCGAGCTGCACCGCGCCGTCGACCCGGCCAAGGACCAGTCCTATGTCCTGGGCGTCCTGGACGCCGACCAGCTGGCCCGGTCCTTCTTCCCGCTCGGGGACGCCACCAAGACCCAGGTGCGCGCGGAGGCGGCCGAGCGCGGGTTCGCCGTCGCCCGCAAGCCCGACTCCCACGACATCTGCTTCGTCGCCGACGGGGACACCCGCGGGTGGCTCGGGGCGCGGCTGGGGGAGCGGCCCGGGGAGATCGTGGACGAGACCGGTGCGGTGGTGGGCGCGCACGAGGGTGCGTATGCGTACACCGTCGGCCAGCGACGCGGGCTGCGGCTCGGGCGCCCGGCGCAGGACGGCCGGCCGCGCTACGTCACGTCCGTCGACGTCCCGCGCAACCGCGTCGTCGTGGGGCCCGGCGAGCTGCTCGGCATCGACCGGATCCGCGGCGAGCACGTCCGCTGGTGCGGTCCGGCGCCGGACGGGACGGTCGAGGTCGGCGCCCAGCTGCGCGCGCACGGGGCCGAGATCCCCGCGCGGGCCTGGGTGGAGGGCGCCTCGCTGCACGTGTCCCTGGCCGAGCGCACCCGGGGCGTCGCGCCGGGCCAGTCGGTGGTGCTGTATGCCGGGACGCGGGTGGTCGGGTCCGCCACGATCGCCGAGACCGGCCGGGCCTGA